In the Phenylobacterium soli genome, GCTCGGCGCCCAGGGCGCGGCGGGGCAGGCGCACGGCCAGGTCCTCGCCCAGCCGGTACATGGCGTTGTCCCAGCCTTCCGCCGCCGGCCTCAGCGGCAGGTGCGCGAGGTCCGGATGCTGGTCGGCGATCAGCTGCGCGGCCAGGCGCGCGTCGATCGGGTGCTCACGCTTGGGCGGGGCCATGCGGCCGAGCTAGCGCGCGGCGGCCCGGATAGGAAGAGGCCCTCCCCCCTAATGGCAAGAGGGAGGGCCTCTGTTGAAGACCTCGGCGCTGAGGGACGGGGGGTTCGCGCCAGGGTCTCCAAAGCCCCTCGGGGACGGCCGAGGGGACGTTCTTGAACGGTCGGCCGATCAGCCGGCCGCGCCGACCGTGGTGGTCGTCGTGGTCACCACGCCGCCGGAGACCGACAGCGAGCCCGGCGCCAGGTGCAGCACCCGGTGGACGCCGTTGGTCGTGGTCACCTGCACGCTGCGCACCGCGCCGTCGGCCGAGCGCTCGACGCGGCTCACCGTGCCGAGGGTCGCGCCGCTGGCGTTCTGCACCGTCATGCCGGTCTTCAGGTCGGCGAGCGCGCTCACCGTCCCCGAGGTCGACCCGGAGGCGGCGCGAAGCCCGGCGTTGGCGTTGGAATGCGCCACGCCCGTGGCCGAGGCCCGGCTGGTGGCCATCCGGCCGGCGCGGGCGGTGTCGCGGCGGAGGGTGTCGCTGGCCGTCGTCGTCGCCGCGCCGGCGGTGTCGGCCGCCTGGTTCGCCGTGGAGGTCGCCGTCGTGGTCGCCGTCCGCAGCCCGGCCTTCAGGTTCGAGTGGGCGACGCCGCTGGCCGAGGCGCGCGCCGGGCCCATGCGGTGGGCGCGGCGGTTGTTCGTGCCGTCGGTGTCGTCGTCGGTGGTCTCGTCGTCGTCGCGGCTGGCCGAGACGCTGGCGCTGGTCGAGGTGTCGCCGGAGCCGGAGCCCAGCACCGAGTGGCTATTGGCGTGGCTCTGGCCGGTGGTCGAGGCGTGGACCGAGCCCTGGCTCACCGAGCCGGCGATGCCGCCGCCGACGCGGCTGGAGCCGCCGAGGGCCGGACCGACCGCGCCCGACATGGAGCCGCCGCCGACCGCCGAACCACCGAGGCCGGGCGCGCCGCCGCCGATCCGGGTCGCAGAGCCCATCGTCGGCCCGATCGAGCCGCCGAAGCCCGCGCCGCCGCCACCGCCGCCGCCCGCATGGCCGCCGAGGCCGCCGGCCCCGCCGCCGATGCCGCCGCCCAGACCACCGCCCAGACCACCGCCGACGCCTAAACCGCCCCCAAGGCCCCCGCCGTGTCCGAGTGGGCCCGCCGCCGCCGCCGAGGCGAGGGTCAGGCCGCTGACCGCACTCACGAGCGCAAGGGTAGAAAATCGCATACCGTCGTCTCCTCAGGATTCCCCCCCGAAAGGGCGTCCCTTGAGGCGTCCAACGAACCGCCAAGCTGGATTCATCCCGCCGGCGGCGACATTCCGTGCGGGAAGCTAGTTTTTCCCGCGGAACACGATCTGGCCGTCGACCACGGTCAGGACGGCGTGGCCCTTGGGGATCTCCGCCTCCGGCGCCTTCATGAGGTCGACGGAGAAGGCCGAGAGGTCGGCGCGCTTGCCGACCGCGATCGTGCCCAGGTCCTTCTCTGCAAAGCGCGCATAGGCCGCCGACGAGGTGAAGAGCTTCAGCGCCTGCATCCGGCTCAGCCGCTCCTGCGGGCGCCAGTCAGGCGCGGAGAACCCCTTCAGGTCCTTTCGCGCCACCGCGGCGTAGAATTCGATGAACGGCGAGCCGCGCTCCACCGGCGCATCCGAGCCGCCGACCACCACTGCCCCGCTCCTCAGCAGGCTCTTCCAGGCATAGGCGCCGTCCAGCCGCGCCTCGCCCAGCCGCGCCGGGGCGAAGTGCAGGTCGCCGATCGCATGGCTCGGCTGCATCGAGGCGATGACCCCGTCGCGGGCGAAGCGCGGGATGTCGGCTGGCCGCAGGATCTGGGCGTGCTCGATGCGCCAACGGGCCTTTCTGCCCTTCGCCGGATCCGCCTTGAACGCCTCCTCGTAGAGATCCAGGGCCTGCGCGTTCCCGCGGTCGCCGATCGCATGGGTGGAGATCTGCAGTCCCCTGGCGAAGGCCTTGGCGAGATAGGGCCGCATGACCTCGGGCGGGGTGACGAAGGTCCCTTTGAGGCCGGGCTTGTCCGCGTAGTCCTCGAAGAGCGCCGCGCCGCGGCTGCCGAGCGCCCCGTCCATGTAGAGCTTGATGTCGCGGGTCGTGATCCGCCCGTCCGCGGCGCTGCGCGGTCCGCCGTCCAGCAGCGGACCGGACTGGATCGCATCGACCGCATTGTAGACCCGCAGGGGCGCCTCGCCCTTCGTCGCCAGGTCTTCGAGCAGGCCCACGTCGGCCCAGTCGACGCTCATGTTGTGGACGCCGGTCCAGCCGTAGGCGGTCTCCACCCGGAAGGCCGCGCGATAGGCCTCCAGCTTCTCCTCCGGCGTCGGCGGATGGCGCAGCTTGGCGACCAGGCCCATGGCGTTGTCCACCAGCATGCCGGTGGGCTGGCCGTCGGGTCCTTTCAGGATCTGGCCGCCGGGCGGCGCCACCGTGGCGGCGTCGATGCCCGCCGCCTTCAGGGCCGCGGAGTTGGCGGTCAGGGCGTGGCCGTCGGCGCGCACCATCAGCACGGGGATGTCGGGGGCGACGGCGTCCAGGTCGCCCTTCTCCAGGAAGCGGTGCTCGGGCCAACCGGTCTCGATCCAGCCGCGGCCGATCACCGTTCCCGTCGGCTTGCGCTCGGCCAGGTGCCGCGCCAGTCGCTCCGAGGCCTCCTTGGCCGAGGCCGCGCCCTCGAGGTTCAGCGTCAGCTCCCGCTCGCCGATCCCGCGCAGGTGGGCATGGCTGTCGGTGAAGCCGGGGAACAGGGCCGCGCCTTTCAGGTCGACGACCTGGGTCTTCGGCCCGACCCGCGCCGCCGCCCCGGCTCTTGCGCCCAGATAGGCGATCCGGCCCTTCACGACGGCCACCGCCTGGGCCGTCGGATGGGCGTCGTCGGCGGTGTAGATCGGCCCGCCCCAGATCACCAGATCGGCCGCCGGCGGCGCCTTCGGGGCGGCGCTCGCGGCAGAGGCGAGAGCGGGGGCGATCAGAGCGGGGCCGAGAAGGGCGAGGGCGGCGGCGGTGGCGAAAATCGGACGCATGATCCGAAGCTAGACCGACTTGGCCGCGGCGTCAGGCCTTGGCTGCGCGCCGGGCCTGGCGCCGGCCGGGCGCCTGTCCTTTGGGCG is a window encoding:
- a CDS encoding amidohydrolase; its protein translation is MRPIFATAAALALLGPALIAPALASAASAAPKAPPAADLVIWGGPIYTADDAHPTAQAVAVVKGRIAYLGARAGAAARVGPKTQVVDLKGAALFPGFTDSHAHLRGIGERELTLNLEGAASAKEASERLARHLAERKPTGTVIGRGWIETGWPEHRFLEKGDLDAVAPDIPVLMVRADGHALTANSAALKAAGIDAATVAPPGGQILKGPDGQPTGMLVDNAMGLVAKLRHPPTPEEKLEAYRAAFRVETAYGWTGVHNMSVDWADVGLLEDLATKGEAPLRVYNAVDAIQSGPLLDGGPRSAADGRITTRDIKLYMDGALGSRGAALFEDYADKPGLKGTFVTPPEVMRPYLAKAFARGLQISTHAIGDRGNAQALDLYEEAFKADPAKGRKARWRIEHAQILRPADIPRFARDGVIASMQPSHAIGDLHFAPARLGEARLDGAYAWKSLLRSGAVVVGGSDAPVERGSPFIEFYAAVARKDLKGFSAPDWRPQERLSRMQALKLFTSSAAYARFAEKDLGTIAVGKRADLSAFSVDLMKAPEAEIPKGHAVLTVVDGQIVFRGKN